The following proteins come from a genomic window of Ailuropoda melanoleuca isolate Jingjing chromosome 2, ASM200744v2, whole genome shotgun sequence:
- the FAM229A gene encoding protein FAM229A produces MQPAPSTPGPRRAADTCPAPPGPERPPAARGPAAASSLGPASASGRAPWGLDMSAQEPPQGRRFPIEAGDSPGLAAAPESQDNPEPVATEHNPVRPLRRCPGCHCLTLLHVPIDVYLAMGGSPRARAT; encoded by the exons ATGCAGCCCGCCCCCTCGACGCCCGGGCCGCGGCGCGCCGCAGACACCTGCCCGGCTCCGCCTGGACCGGAGCGTCCTCCCGCGGCCAGGGGTCCGGCAGCTGCTTCCAGCCTGGGACCAGCCTCGGCCTCCGGCAG AGCGCCCTGGGGCCTGGACATGAGTGCTCAGGAGCCCCCGCAGGGTCGAAGATTCCCCATTGAGGCCGGAGACTCCCCTGGCCTTGCCGCCGCCCCCGAGTCCCAGGACAACCCGGAGCCGGTAGCCACGGAGCACAACCCGGTCAG GCCGCTTCGACGCTGCCCGGGCTGCCACTGCCTGACGCTGCTGCACGTGCCCATCGACGTCTACCTGGCCATGGGCGGGAGCCCCCGGGCCCGCGCCACCTGA
- the TSSK3 gene encoding testis-specific serine/threonine-protein kinase 3, whose product MEDFLLSNGYQLGKTIGEGTYSKVKEAFSKKHQRKVAIKIIDKKGGPEEFIQRFLPRELQIVRTLEHKNIIRVYEMLESADGKIYLVMELAEGGDVFDCVLNGGPLPESRAKALFHQMVEAIRYCHGCGVAHRDLKCENALLQGFNLKLTDFGFAKVLPKSRQELSQTFCGSTAYAAPEVLQGIPHDSKKGDVWSMGVVLYVMLCASLPFDDTDIPKMLWQQQKGVSFPTHLGISAECQDLLKRLLEPDMILRPSIEEVSWHPWLAST is encoded by the exons ATGGAGGACTTTCTGCTCTCCAATGGGTACCAGCTGGGCAAGACCATTGGGGAAGGGACCTACTCAAAAGTCAAAGAAGCATTTTCcaaaaaacaccaaagaaaagTGGCAATTAAAATTATAGACAAGAAGGGAGGGCCAGAAG AATTTATCCAGAGATTCCTGCCTCGGGAGCTCCAGATTGTCCGCACCCTGGAGCACAAGAACATCATCCGGGTGTATGAGATGCTGGAGTCTGCCGACGGGAAAATCTACCTGGTGATGGAACTGGCTGAAGGAGGGGATGTCTTTGACTGTGTGCTGAATGGGGGGCCACTGCCCGAGAGCCGGGCCAAGGCCCTCTTCCATCAGATGGTCGAGGCCATCCGTTACTGCCATGGCTGTGGTGTGGCCCACCGGGACCTCAAATGTGAGAACGCCTTGTTGCAGGGCTTCAACCTGAAGCTGACGGACTTTGGCTTCGCTAAGGTGCTGCCCAAGTCACGCCAAGAGCTGAGCCAGACCTTCTGCGGCAGCACAGCCTACGCCGCCCCCGAGGTGCTGCAGGGTATTCCCCACGACAGCAAGAAGGGGGACGTCTGGAGCATGGGCGTGGTCCTGTACGTTATGCTCTGTGCCAGCCTACCTTTTGACGACACAGacatccccaagatgctgtggcAGCAGCAGAAGGGGGTGTCCTTCCCCACTCATCTGGGCATCTCGGCCGAGTGCCAGGACCTGCTCAAGCGGCTCCTGGAACCAGATATGATCCTCCGGCCTTCAATCGAAGAAGTTAGTTGGCATCCATGGCTAGCAAGCACTTGA